TCAAATCAATTAGAAAACTAGTTCAACCGATTAGACTTTTCCAGTTGAAAACGAGTCAAGTTtgcataaaattttctttcttttttagtagTTGACATTTATTCAACGATCGATTAAGCATTACAAACACCAATGATGACCTACAGAACATTAATTGTACCAACGATTAGTTAATTGATTGAACTGAATCTCAGCCTTTCAAAATACATTTGTGTTCTTTCGGGTGTCTGAGttgattttatataaatttagaaatatttttttatatttcttgatAATAGAACACTTTCATTGAATTGGTTTTCAtctactttctttcttttaaaactctTCATTTAAGTGCAATGGATCCTTCATTTACAAATCCTTTTGTTCACCCTTTGATATCCATCTTAGTCTTTTCTTTGTATTGAGCTAGCTACATTTGTACTAGAAGTGGGAGCATTAAATTTTCATACTCTTATTCTTTTTTAGTAATGGAGATTTCAAGTTAGTTGAGAACTTGAAGGAATTATAATATCCATTAGAATCAATGAATCCAAATGTAAAAGATTGAGGGTTTGAATTGAAGTCTTGGATAATGGAACCTTCATTcgattaaaaatttgaaaagggtAGACGTAGGTGGGTTGCCAAACCATTATAAAAAGTGTTTGCATTTATCTTCCCTCCACTCTTTGTTATCTTGTTGAGTCAAAAGTGGTGATGCACATGCAAAAAGAAAGGTAAGTGTTGTTTTTGTGGTTTAACCATCTTTCTTCCtccttatttattatattagaaatattatttttgttggaGTAAGGATTAGTCTTTTAATGGTAAgcctatttaaaatttatttgtggaATGTATGTATTTTTCAAATACAATAAGAAAAATCACAATAGAGTTTGACCATTGGCATTTTGTACAAAGCCTCATAAAATTGATTTAGGCTTTACAATCTAACATGAACAACCATGGTTCTACCTTGTTCCTctcacttttttccttttattttttttttctttttctatctctCTCCAAACAAATATAAAGGATCTTATGTggaaatttttttcaaacaattttggtttattttgaacaaaaaaaatttatttggaaacttaaatataaaaaatagttttaagatttatttttttttatcttatatataatGTAAAAGTTCTTAAATATTATCCATATGCCTAATTATTTCTCAAAACGTATATAAAAAACAaccatatattaaaaacatctcaaatttattttaaaaaataatttattttgaatacaatattctcaaaaaacttgaaaacctaaataaataaataaaaatatttatattataaaaaaacaaaaaattgtttcgaaaaaggttttgaaacaTGTCATACTCTCCTCCTCCCACATTTCTTAGAagttaaaaaagggaaaaaggccGCCGTCTGTGGGAATCGAACCCACGACCACGTGGTTAAAAGCCACGCGCTCTACCGGCTGAGCTAAGACGGCTTGATGGTCATCTTGTGAaacatattaatttaataaacttTACTTTGTTGGCTCCTCCTTACCATTAGGCAATTGTATACTCTATAGTTCTCCATTCCCAAAAGCTACAAACTACCCTAatacaaactaaaaataatgatttactAACAATGAGaatgaaactaaaaaattatcCACCTTTCCAACCAAATAGTACATATCTAGCTAgcttgaattataaaaattcctCTATCACGAAGGAGATTCAATTTAAGGCAATTTTTATGTCTTTATATGTCCACCACTAAAATGAGTACACATCCTAATAATTACTTTCATCATTATTCCGACAAAACTTTGTCCTCATATAGTACTTTAATGGTTAATAGTTTTCGACCTGTCACAAGGAGTACTACTACCCATAACTTGTACTAAAACAACAATGTTAGTGATTTATGAGGTGTCAATCTTCATTGGTACAATCTCTGCAACTTTTCATGATAATTTGTCTAAAAAAGTAATACGTAACAACTCATTCccttttatacatatattatttgttATGAGTTTTATAGGCTCAtatgatttgaaaatatatctatataattaagaaaagtttatatatataattaagaactTTTTCCTTTATATCTCAAATTGGATATCCCAACTAAACAAGACATATTATAGATGGCCCTGGGTATTGAGATCTTTTAACTTGCTTCAGTCCCTACAAGTGTAGGGTCATAGAGGACTGGGGAAATGACTCATACCCTCTATCTAGAGGCCATCAAGGACCCATGTGAGAACCCTTTTTGTTGAATTTGAGGTAGCTTGGATGACCCACATATGGGTTTCTACGAGAACTGCCTATAGAGTGTTCAGGATCTGGTCTTTCACAATCACACACAGGCTCAACAAGAAAAGACCACTTTGTCTTTGGCTTGGTGGGTCATCCATCTCCTTAGCTTCTTTTAAACCACGGGCCTCCCCTACTAGTTGCCAATGATTCATGAACCTTTCGAGACATTTCTTAGGTGATTGACATGTGAGACACTCTGTATTATGGAGGTGTTGAGGGAATACTTCTCATTCCTAGtgtgagaaaataaattttgttttagttttgatatATGATTacagaaatttcaaaaaaattccttaaaccCAAAATCGAGGTAATTTTATGAAAaccacttttaaaatttgaacaaaatttATCGTAACGATATTGAGAAAAATATCAGGAAATTGTCTGGCAAGTCAAAGACACATAGATAACTCATGTGATATATCAAATGTCCACTCTGTCAACGGTCACCTCAGCATAGCTCATATAGTCATATGTAAAATTAGTTAATCCTTACCCACACTTTTAACTGTAACCGATGATAAAACCATTTTGCCCACACAACCATTGACTCGATGTATTTGGGGCGAACCATGTATTCAAATTACCAATATAGCCCTATCTGTACCTTAAGCCAAGCACACAACtcggataaaatttcacaagaattaaactaaaaataccAAAATCTCTATTACTTATGCATATGTTCATAATTTTTCGCCTTGAGAAGGGTGATTTGGTCATTTCAGATATGTAGAACTGACACCTTGCTTCTTCCCCCATTAAATCTCATAACACCCTAAACCCACCCTTTACGTCCGTACTccccacttctctctctctctctctcttgcaaTGTCTGGTGTTTGGGTATTCGACAAGAATGGCGTGGCCCGGCTCGTCACGAACCCGACCCGGGAGTCGTTCGAACAAAAGGAGCCGCCATTTCCGGGCACAGCCACCGCCCCAGGTGCACGTCCACGGCTTCTGGTGTACCTCCCAGAGAATCAGGTGATTCGAAGCTACACGGAACTGGAGCAGCGACTGAACCAACTGGGGTGGAGTCGGTACCACAACTACCAGCATCCCAGCCTGATCCAGTTCCACAAGTCCGACAACTCTTCTCACCTCCTCTCCCTCCCCAAAAGCTTCGCCAACTTCAAGTCTTTTCACTTTTACGATATCGTCGTCAAGAATCGATCTTTCTTTGAAGTCCGCGAGGCCTGAGCATACATCAGTATAGAAGAATTATACGGTCGCTCTGTATTGAAGAGTGGTGGTTGGTTGGTTGGTGGATGATGGGGTGCACCATTGTTATGGTGTGATAGTGTGAGGAACTCGTGGTAGTGGTAGTCAGTTACATGAATAAAGTGTTTCTGTTTCTGTGCTCGTCCATTTTTTTATGCTTTCTTCTCATCTTAGCTTGTTGTTCGTTCAACTTTCTATCGAATTCGGCCTGTTTTCCCATTTTTGGTTGCTCCTTTTCTTGCTTTTGTCTGCTGTCCTTTGGTTGATGCATCCTCATGCATATGTCTAcctaaaatcattgtcactTTTGGGCCCTTCTGATCCAGGAGAGCATATCACAACCGCCCgataattattattgaaaatgatacttataaaagatgtttttaattcaaagtttttatcataaataattatataaaaaaaatagtatttattttcaaactatGACATGATCTAAATAaactacaaaaaataatgaaacagttagcatttttttttttttaattcaaacaatATCTCTGTCAGTCCTATTGCCATCCCCAGCCGTTGGATGCATAATAGTCCTATTGTCAAACCCTTGAATTAGATTTTTGTGCATGAGGATGAGCATGTGAgggaaatttaattagaatGATTGTGAGGTGAGGAAAGAGGACGTGAAAAAAAGTGAGGAAAAGCTGAAAAATCATGCAGGAGCTAGCAATTGGGATTGGGGATTCAACGATTTCCCAATTCCCGTGGCTGTGTACATGGTACGACTCTGCAGTCAGTTAATTATTGCGGCTCTCTACAGTGGTAGTAGTAGGCACAGGACCACCGTCCTCCCCAAAGTCCAGCTCCCATTATCACCCTGTTTGTATGATCTGGACTCTGGATAGAATTCCATAAAATAAGTGAAGGGCTGTGAAGTCTGAACTGAAGCTATCTTAATTACTCTGGAGTCTGTATCATTGAAAAGCATCGGGAAATTTTGAACTGCACAAGTAGCCAAGAGAGGAGGCTGCTGCATCCGTGATTAGACTTATCATGCGGACGAGCCGGTGATGGGGTGTCAGCAAATGGCAAACGTCGTACACATAAATTACGCTTacactttcttttttaaaaaaaattattattattttcgtaaCATTGGCGGTCAACCTTGACCTACGATGCCAGTCTACATCTGAGGCTGAGTTGGGGATGGCTCTTCTTATCCTCCCGCCTGTCTCAGGTTCTAGCTTTCACTAATGCAAAAATTGCTTGTCtgtgtgttttctcttttctacGAAAGAGAGGGGATTTGACTAGTATTAATGCCATTGGTATTTGAAGCCAAGTGTTCGAGGATGAAAATATCCATAgatattttgaaacaaaatatcgtaaaaattaataaaaattaaaaaattatataagaagtaaaaatagatattttaaaattatttttaaaatatatatatatatattttatcatatttaataataatatcctagataaaaaaatatatataaattatataaatatatatttattataagttGCACTAtagattattttatcatattattatgataatgtctaattttaaaatatatttaatattaaaattatgatccattttaatttaaatgtattcaatgatatcaaataaataataatatatgcataacttttttaatatttatttttattatatttaataaatatatagattatataaaaaaaaatacctattaagaaaattatgtttttatatttttggcaataaattaaatcaaaatataaaaataaaataattataatttatttatttaataaaataaaaataaaaaaaataagtgaaatgtcgataaaatatctagaaatatcggtaaaatatccaaaaatatcagtaaaatatctgaaaatattGGTTGACAATATATATTTTCCCGAATTTTGTATCGATATCCATGGATAATGGATATATAGCAGATATATCGACAATATATCCAGATATTTTAATCCTTACTCATGAGTCATGgcctagttttgttttttccatttatttttttttcttttttttttcttttatgatcatagtaagtttggaaaataaaaaataaaaaatatgtgcTTTCTAACTGTTAGTACTTATAATgcctttgaaattatttatattcaaaatatttttatttcaaatttcttttctaaaagtatttaaaaaaaatcacccaTCAAAAGTTAGCTTGATAATATTTcttcctaaaatacttttaatagaAGTATTTTCTTTATAAGTGATCACCTATCAAAAGTTTTTTCACGAAACCTTATAAACGAGAGAATCACTTATCAAAAGTTTCTTCATAAAGCActatcaataattaaaaaaaaattaaaataattttaaaattttttcaaatttctaattttttttcaaaaacattgtCAAATGGACTAAAAACCCTTTGATAATGcttttagaaagtgtttatagtattaaaaacttttttgatgaaaaattaaataattattaaaatttaaaaaacacttttaaaatgttaaaaaatcttttatattgcttttaaataattatttgatagataatttaatttgatcaaacatctcatttttcttcataaacaattgtgtatatatatatatatatatatataaccatggtaataaaaatattaatcatatatttaaaagatgtcattttatttaagaaatttaaaaatcacatcAAGTTTAATTGTCTTGCCCAGCTATCatataaatagaatttttttatttcggtttgaaatgaaaaaaaaaatgcttattacaaaattttcaatttccttatATAAAGAACTAATATTATAATGTGAAAAATAAGGTAACGTAGAGGAAAAACCATCTAATCTCTTTCTTATTATTGAGAAAACTAACcttaactttcaaaatttccaagattgcttaaatgattttcttatttagaATGAAGGGACAAAAGTTGTTCTGGATggctaaaaaaaattgtatgttGTTGAATTTCAAGTTTAGCTTCAATTTGGATTTTATGCTTCCCAAGCCCAAGCTCAATCTATAGACCCATCTAACAAATGCATTTAAGATTTACTAACAATCAAAACTTGTCATGCATGTTATGGtaactttaataataataataataatttaatgttgTACCTAGTGTTCCAAAGTCCGTTACGGGTTAGGGGacaattttcaatcttttcttgAGGTTTCCTAGAGGATCATAAGAAGTGAGATAGGAGGCACACTATTCCTACgattggatgtaccaattttttttaagaatgtactTAAGGTTCCAAAGTTTGTTTTAGGGTGGGAAACAACCTTCAATCACTTCTCGAGGATCCTCAAAGGAACAAATGAACCATTGGAAATGAGATAGAAGCTCCGGTAGCTCAAAAATtgtatttatcaaattttcttaaggatgtaccaaatttttctAAGGTTATACCTAGATTTCCAAAGTCTATTCTTAAGTAGAAAATGACCTCCAATCGTTTCCCAAGGGCCTCCAAATGAACAAATTGGCCATAGAAAGGGTGCCAAAGTCTGCTTCGGGGTGGGGAACAACCTTCAATCATTTCTTAAGGTTCCCCATAAGAATATATAAATCATGAGAAATGATATAAGGGGCTTAATATCCCTATGATTTGATGTA
The sequence above is drawn from the Vitis riparia cultivar Riparia Gloire de Montpellier isolate 1030 chromosome 6, EGFV_Vit.rip_1.0, whole genome shotgun sequence genome and encodes:
- the LOC117917062 gene encoding flowering-promoting factor 1-like protein 1, giving the protein MSGVWVFDKNGVARLVTNPTRESFEQKEPPFPGTATAPGARPRLLVYLPENQVIRSYTELEQRLNQLGWSRYHNYQHPSLIQFHKSDNSSHLLSLPKSFANFKSFHFYDIVVKNRSFFEVREA